From Levilactobacillus zymae, a single genomic window includes:
- a CDS encoding lysylphosphatidylglycerol synthase transmembrane domain-containing protein has product MTRRNKWVLTLMLLLGIVIFAYSLRDIKFPVLINDFVHINFWWFGVAVVCMLLYLGLEAVIVKVFISDRIEGFSFKDALRIPAVEQLFNGITPFSSGGQPAQLIALMQTGVDAGKASSILLMKFVVFQSMIVINFLIALVIGFHYIQDKLHALAWLVVFGFTIHLAVIIGLLMVMFWHAFTKRAVAVVLYPMHWFMKPARYERMAANIDSKIDSFYAESVRISGKGKLMLRVFVITFFQLLFYYLIPYFIMLALGYTTANIVMVTSMHVLIVMVISLFPIPGGSGGAEYSFEMIFKSYIASNSKLVLAMILWRLLTYYFGMLTGLVAMVIKPDKVVEESGPTNL; this is encoded by the coding sequence ATGACACGACGAAATAAATGGGTTTTGACGTTGATGCTGCTCCTCGGGATTGTCATCTTTGCGTATTCGTTACGGGACATTAAGTTCCCCGTGTTGATTAACGATTTTGTGCATATTAATTTTTGGTGGTTTGGCGTGGCCGTTGTGTGCATGTTGCTGTATCTGGGGCTGGAGGCCGTGATCGTTAAGGTCTTCATCTCCGACAGAATCGAGGGCTTTTCGTTCAAAGACGCCCTGCGGATTCCGGCGGTGGAACAGCTCTTCAACGGGATTACCCCGTTTTCGTCCGGCGGGCAGCCGGCACAACTGATCGCGCTGATGCAAACGGGAGTTGATGCGGGGAAGGCCAGCTCCATTTTATTGATGAAGTTCGTGGTCTTTCAATCGATGATCGTGATCAATTTCTTGATTGCGTTGGTGATTGGCTTCCACTACATCCAGGATAAGCTGCATGCGTTAGCCTGGTTGGTGGTGTTTGGCTTCACCATTCACCTGGCCGTCATCATTGGGCTGTTGATGGTGATGTTCTGGCACGCCTTCACCAAGCGAGCCGTGGCGGTGGTTCTCTACCCGATGCACTGGTTCATGAAGCCGGCCCGTTATGAGCGGATGGCGGCTAACATTGATAGTAAAATCGATTCGTTTTATGCCGAGAGTGTGCGGATTAGTGGGAAGGGCAAGCTGATGCTACGGGTCTTCGTGATCACGTTTTTTCAGCTGTTGTTCTACTACTTGATTCCGTACTTTATCATGCTGGCCTTAGGTTACACCACGGCCAATATCGTGATGGTCACCAGTATGCACGTCCTGATTGTGATGGTGATCTCCCTATTCCCCATTCCGGGGGGCTCTGGGGGGGCCGAGTACAGTTTTGAGATGATTTTTAAAAGCTACATTGCGTCGAACAGTAAGCTGGTCTTGGCCATGATCTTGTGGCGGTTATTGACTTACTACTTCGGAATGTTGACCGGTCTGGTGGCGATGGTGATTAAACCGGACAAGGTTGTTGAGGAAAGTGGCCCCACAAATCTGTGA
- a CDS encoding YkuJ family protein, with product MEESQLIGIINRLKAMQEDATDEPQPRRFEKEGVEQATVVYNAANKTYTLTEHNPETTFEFDNIDLVAIELFDLLTDN from the coding sequence ATGGAAGAATCTCAACTGATTGGCATCATCAATCGCTTAAAGGCGATGCAAGAGGATGCCACCGACGAGCCACAACCCCGTCGATTCGAAAAGGAAGGCGTTGAACAAGCCACAGTGGTTTACAACGCGGCGAACAAGACTTATACGTTAACCGAACACAATCCGGAAACGACCTTCGAGTTTGATAACATTGATTTAGTGGCTATCGAATTATTTGATTTATTGACGGATAACTAA
- a CDS encoding LTA synthase family protein: MANFVKRRMNWVNTRMGFFLLIVVLFWIKTYIAYQTEFTLGAKGSVQQFLLLINPIPAALLIFGIALYFRGRLAYWLMLIIDFLESTWIFANVVYYREFSDFLSFGIMKGSSDVQNNLGKSLAQITHLYDFFVYLDLIILIGLLLTHVIRIDPRPFKRRYAFTISVLSFGLMFAEFGMANADRSGLLTRTFDNNYIVKYLGLNEYAAFNAYQTQKESATRASANASDMKSVLKYLKQNRVSPNVSYYGKEKGKNVFIIHLESFQQFLLDYKVDGKEVTPTLNKFYHNQHTLSFDNFYNQVAQGKTSDAEMMLENSLFGLPQGSAMTTYGTQNTFQAAPAILSQEGGYSTAAFHGDVPSFWNRDNTYKSWGYQYFFSSSYYQQKAGYSVGYGLKDKIFLRDSAKYIEQLPQPFYAKIITLTNHYPYELDKKNVDFPATKTGDKTVDPYVQTAHYLDQAFAEFISYLKKVGLYKNSVILAYGDHYGISNNHRPAIAQLLGKSKVTNFDLAQFQKVPLMIHAEGLKGGINHTYGGEIDVLPTLLDLLGVKNTNTIQFGQDLLAKNRNQTVAFRNGNFVSPTYTKIGGTVYDTQTGKVLKLTSAQKKQVDQLQNHVTTELSLSDRVIYGDLLRFYTPKGFTKVNKSSFTYKYKPAMEKLAEAQKEEKTSVLAKHDGKSTVSDYKTDAPELK, translated from the coding sequence ATGGCAAACTTTGTTAAACGAAGGATGAACTGGGTGAATACCCGTATGGGGTTCTTCCTCTTGATCGTCGTTTTATTTTGGATTAAGACGTACATTGCCTACCAAACCGAATTTACACTGGGAGCCAAGGGGAGCGTGCAGCAGTTCTTATTGCTGATTAACCCCATTCCCGCCGCGTTACTCATCTTTGGGATCGCGTTATACTTTCGGGGGCGGTTGGCGTATTGGCTGATGCTGATTATTGACTTCTTAGAGTCGACTTGGATTTTCGCGAACGTCGTCTATTACCGGGAATTCTCGGATTTCCTGTCGTTCGGGATCATGAAGGGCTCTAGCGACGTCCAAAACAACCTGGGTAAGAGTCTCGCGCAGATTACCCACCTGTATGATTTTTTTGTGTATCTCGATTTAATTATCTTGATCGGGTTGCTCCTAACCCACGTGATTCGCATTGATCCGCGGCCGTTTAAACGGCGCTACGCGTTCACCATTTCGGTGTTGTCGTTTGGGTTAATGTTTGCGGAGTTCGGCATGGCTAACGCTGATCGTTCCGGGCTGCTAACCCGGACGTTTGACAATAATTATATTGTTAAGTACCTCGGGTTAAACGAGTATGCGGCCTTTAACGCCTATCAGACGCAAAAGGAAAGCGCCACCCGAGCTAGTGCGAACGCCAGTGATATGAAGAGTGTCTTGAAGTACCTAAAGCAAAACCGCGTGAGTCCCAACGTTTCCTATTATGGAAAGGAAAAGGGCAAGAACGTCTTTATCATTCACTTGGAGAGTTTCCAGCAATTCCTATTGGATTATAAGGTGGACGGGAAGGAAGTTACCCCGACGCTGAATAAGTTCTACCATAATCAACATACCCTGTCGTTTGATAACTTCTATAATCAGGTGGCCCAAGGGAAGACGTCCGACGCTGAAATGATGTTGGAAAACTCGCTCTTTGGGTTGCCGCAGGGGTCAGCCATGACGACTTACGGGACGCAAAACACGTTCCAGGCGGCACCCGCTATCCTGAGCCAAGAGGGCGGGTATAGTACCGCGGCCTTTCACGGGGATGTTCCAAGCTTTTGGAACCGAGACAACACCTATAAGTCGTGGGGTTACCAGTACTTCTTTAGTTCGAGCTATTATCAGCAAAAGGCGGGGTACAGTGTCGGTTACGGGTTAAAGGATAAGATCTTCTTACGCGATTCGGCGAAGTATATCGAACAGTTGCCGCAACCGTTCTACGCGAAGATCATTACGTTGACCAACCACTACCCGTACGAGTTAGATAAGAAGAACGTCGACTTTCCGGCCACTAAGACCGGGGACAAGACGGTCGATCCGTACGTCCAAACGGCCCATTATCTGGACCAGGCGTTTGCGGAATTCATCAGTTACCTCAAAAAGGTGGGGCTCTATAAGAATAGTGTGATCTTGGCTTACGGGGATCACTATGGAATTTCTAACAACCACCGACCGGCCATTGCCCAACTGTTGGGGAAGAGCAAGGTTACTAATTTTGATTTAGCCCAATTCCAGAAGGTTCCGCTGATGATTCATGCGGAGGGTCTCAAGGGGGGCATCAACCATACGTACGGTGGCGAAATTGATGTCTTGCCAACCTTGTTAGATCTCTTAGGGGTGAAGAACACCAATACGATTCAGTTTGGTCAAGATTTGTTGGCCAAGAACCGGAATCAGACCGTTGCGTTTAGAAACGGGAACTTTGTCTCACCAACCTATACCAAGATCGGGGGTACCGTGTATGATACCCAGACGGGGAAGGTGCTGAAATTAACTAGTGCGCAGAAAAAGCAGGTCGATCAACTGCAAAACCACGTGACGACGGAACTCTCGCTGTCTGACCGGGTGATTTATGGGGATCTCTTGCGGTTCTACACACCTAAGGGCTTTACTAAGGTTAATAAGAGTAGCTTTACCTATAAGTACAAACCAGCCATGGAAAAACTGGCTGAGGCACAGAAGGAAGAAAAGACCAGTGTCTTGGCTAAGCATGACGGTAAGAGTACCGTTTCGGACTACAAGACGGATGCTCCAGAACTCAAATAA
- a CDS encoding heavy metal-binding domain-containing protein, producing MSVTILVTTTEHIPGHDYEVLGEVFGLTTQSKNVIRNLGASLKNVVGGEIKDYTKMLDEARNIAVDRLKQNAADMGADAVVMMRFDSGSIGTDMQSVAAYGTAVKYR from the coding sequence ATGTCAGTAACTATTTTAGTGACCACCACCGAACATATTCCTGGCCACGATTACGAGGTACTCGGTGAGGTATTTGGCCTAACCACGCAGTCCAAAAACGTGATTCGCAACCTGGGCGCGTCCCTGAAGAACGTTGTCGGCGGTGAAATTAAGGACTACACCAAGATGTTAGACGAAGCCCGCAATATTGCTGTCGATCGGTTAAAGCAAAACGCCGCCGACATGGGAGCTGATGCCGTTGTCATGATGCGCTTTGATTCCGGGTCAATTGGGACGGACATGCAATCCGTTGCCGCTTACGGTACCGCTGTTAAGTATCGTTAG